Below is a window of Brassica rapa cultivar Chiifu-401-42 unplaced genomic scaffold, CAAS_Brap_v3.01 Scaffold0280, whole genome shotgun sequence DNA.
ccaaccaggacatacgtgcactaaaaTGCCATAtattacaaaccaggagggtttaaatcacgaggataatttttatggattctacactcaagaaggagtccagacCAATTGGAATCTGCCCAAAATATTCagggagcaagaagttatgaaatTTTGGAAGGGGTTCTAAGTCATTCAGAGGAACTCTACAATATTCAGGGACCAATTGGAAGGGGTTCTAAGTCATTCAGAGGAACTCTACAACATCATAGGAAGCACCATGCCACACTGGATCAGGCGGAtcccaatcaaaccaaaagatcaagccggtttgcatcaattggccaaaccgacatcatttaaggaaagtcttcaaccaattcaacttgGTTCGACCCAGGGCTATCTATGGGAACCAGGAGATACTCTAGACCATTCAGAAGACATCCAAGACGTTCTCAGCTGGACCAGCACCCAGGAGATCAGGCGGATCTCTCTTCCCATCAACCTTCCATATTTGGCAACATCTACACTAAATGCTTTGGAGAAGTTTCTACAGATTTTTGCCCAAGACCAACGGCCATATTCTCTTTTACTGAGGCCAAGGAGTATTTTAGGAAGGCTTGAAGATCATGGCCACGTCCAGAAGCTATCAAGATACAAGTCTTCACAAGTTTCTCTTTTGGAAGGAAGCAAATCAAGCCTAACGGCTATATTCCATGGAGTCATCAAAGcctttgctcccaagactttaagttcaagttattttgtttccttttatcattttatgactgttagagtctgtccttgtcgagcctataaagctctagtctttgcttcattgtaaatcacccatttttgaaagtaataagaattattcagttttctagttttcttaaaactattgttctaagtcttttgagtttgtgtgaagcagctccaaagcaccttgacttatcaaggctcctttccatagagtcttgtggcgtcctcaatcccccatccttccactccaattcgtttgccaagcttgagagagacatcagtccagcaagcaaagcaccacctcaatccacttcaatcatattttgatcaagctgagagtgttacacaaccagcagcttgattccatcctatctatctttatttatcttgttttatcatattagaaatcatatctcatttgtttttgcatttgttttcaggttcataacTCGCATTCCATCATATAGCCCATCCGATCATCTCTTTTGTCGACCCATCCAAgcttccatcatccatcttgcccaccctgaatcccagcctgcaacaccaatgtgctgatatgtgtactgatggacagccacggacgtcctgtgtgtgctgacggacacacacggacatcctgtgtgtgatgatggacacccacggacgtcctctgtgtgccgacggacacacatggacacacacggatagccacggacgtcctgtgtgtgctgacagacagccacggacgtcctgtgtgtgctgatggacacacacggacatacacagacacacacggacagccacggacgtcctgtgtgtgctgatggacacacatggacatacacagacacacacggacagccacggacgtcctgtgtgtgctgacagacagccacgaatgtcctatgtgtgctggcggacacccacggacatcctgtgtgtactgaacagacagcccacatgggccaaaaatcacccaaacagtccacgggaagggccagcgtgctgagtccatggaccaacgtgcctatatgtgtactgatggacagccacggacgtcctgtgtgatctgacggacacaaacggacacacacagactgccacggacagccacggacgtcctgtgtgtgctggcggacccccacggacgtcctgtgtgtactgaacagacagcccacgtgggccaaaaatcacccaaacagtccacgggaagggccagcgtgctgagtccaaggaccaacgttctgatatgtgtaatgatggacagccacagacgtcctgtgtgtgctgacggacacacacggacacacacggacacacaaggacagccacggacgtcctgtgtgctgacggacacccacagacgtcctgtgtgtgctgacggacacccacggacgtcctgtgtgtgctgccggacacccacagacgtcctgtgtgtgctgacggacacccacggacctcttgtgtgtactgaacaggcagcccacgtgggccaaaatcacccgaacagtccacgggaagggctagcgtgctgagtccaaggaccaatgtgctgatatgtgtactgatggacagccacggacgtcctgtgtgtgatgatggacacccacggacgtcctctgtgtgccgacggacacacatggacacacacgaacagccacggacgtcctgtgtgtgctgacagacagccacggacgtcctgtgtgtgctgatggacacacacggacatacacagacacacacagacagccacggacgtcctgtgtgtgctgatggacacacatggacatacacagacacacacggacagtcacgaacgtcctgtgtgtgctgacagacagccacggatgccctaagtgtgctggcggatacccacggacgtcctgtgtgtactgaacagacagcccacgtgggccaaaatcacccgaacagtccacgggaagggtcagcgtgctgagtacaaggaccaacgtgcagatatgtgtactgatggacagccacggacgtcctgtgtgtgctgacggacacacacggacagccacggacgtcctgtgtgtgctgacggaaacccacagacgtcatgtgtgtgctgatggacacacacggactaccacagacgtcctgtgtgtgctgacgaacagccacggacgtcctgtgtgtcctggcggacacccacagacgtaatgtgtgtactgaacagacagcccacatgggccaaaatctcccgaactgtccacgggaagggtcagcgtactgagtccaaggaccaacgtgctgatatgtgtaatgatggacagccacggacgtcctgtgtgtgctgacggacacacacggatacacacggacacacaaggacagccacggacgtcctgtgtgctgacagacacccacaaacgtcctgtgtgtgctgacggacacccacggacgtcctgtgtgtgctgacggacacccacggacgtcctctgtgtactgaacagacagcccacgtgggccaaaatcacccgaacagtccacgggaagggtcagcatgctgagttcaaggaccaacgtgctgatatgtgtactgatggacagccacggacgtcttgtgtgtgctgacggacacccacggacatcctgtgtgtgatgatggacacccacggacgtcctatgtgtgccgacggacacacacagacagccacggacgtcctgtgtgtgctggcggacacccacggacgtcctgtgtgtactgaacagacagcccacgtgggccaaaaagcacccaaacagtccacgggaagggccagcgtgctgagtccatggaccaacgtgcctatatgtgtactgatggacagccacggacgtcctgtgtgttctgacggacacacacagactgccacggacagccacggacgtcctgtgtgtgctggcggacacccacggacgtcctgtgtgtactgaacagacagcccacgtgggccaaaaatcacccaaacagtccacgggaagggccagcgtgctgagtccaaggaccaacgtgctgatatgtgtactgatagacagccacagacgtcctgtgtgtgctgacggacacaaacggacacacacagacacacatggacagccacggacttcctgtgtgtgctggcggacacccacggacgtcctgtgtgtactgaacagacagcccacgtgggccaaaatcacccgaacagtccacgggaagggtcagcgtgctgagttcaaggaccaacgtgctgatatgtgtactgatggacagccacggacgtcctgtgtgtgctgacggacacacacggacacacacagacagccacggacgtcctgtgtgtgctgacggaaacccacagacgtcctgtgtgtgctgacggacacacacagacacacacggactaccacacacgtcctgtgtgtgctgacggacagccacggacgtcctgtgtgtgctggcggacacccacagacgtaatgtgtgtactgaacagacagcccacgtgggccaaaatcacccgaacagtccacgggaagggtcagcgtgctgagtacaaggaccaacgtgctgatatgtgtactgatggacagccacggacgtcctgtgtgcgctgacggacacacacggacacacacggacagccacggacgtcctgtgtgtgctgacggaaacccacagacgtcctgtgtgtgctgacggacacacacagacacacacggactaccacacacgtcctgtgtgtgctgacggacagccacagacgtcctgtgtgtgctggcggacacccacagacgtaatgtgtgtactgaacagacaacccacgtgggccaaaatcacccgaactgtccacgggaagggtcagcgtgctgagtccaaggaccaacgtgctgatatatgtaatgatggacagccacggacgtcctgtgtgtgctgacggacacacacggacacacacggacacacaaggacagccacggacgtcctgtgtgctgacggacacccacggacgtcctgtgtgtgctgacggacacccacggacatcctgtgtgtgctgacggacacccacggacgtcctgtgtgtactgaacagacagcccacgtgggccaaaatcacccgaacagtccacgggaagcgctagtgtgctgagtccaaggaccaacgtgctgatatgtgtactgatggacagccacggacgtcctgtgtgttctgacggatacccacagacatcctgtgtgtgatgatggacacccacggacgtcctctatgtgccgacggacacacatggacacacacggacagccacagacgtcctgtgtgtgctgacagacagccacggacgtcctgtgtgtgctggcggacacccacggacgtcctgtgtgtactgaacagacagcccacgtgggccaaaaatcacccaaacagtccacgggaagggccagcgtgctgagtccaaggaccaacgtgctgatatgtgtactgataaacagccacagacgtcctgtgtgtgctgacggacacaaatggacacacaaagatacacatggacagccacggacttcctgtgtgtgctggcggacacccacggacgtcctgtgtgtactgaacagacagcccacgtgggccaaaatcacccgaacagtccacgggaagggtcagcgtgcttagtacaaggaccaacgtgctgatatgtgtactgatggacagccacggacgtcctgtgtgtgctgacggacacacacggacagccacggacgtcctgtatgtgctgacgaaAACCCACAGACAtccagtgtgtactgacggacacacacatacacacacggactaccacagacgtcctgtgtgtgctgacggacagccacggacgtcctgtgtgtgctggcggacacccactgacgtaatgtgtgtactgaacagacagcccacgtgggccaaaatcacccgaactgtccacgggaagggtcagcgtgctgagtccaaggaccaacgtgctgatatatgtaatgatggacagccacggacgtcctgtgtgtgctgacggacacacacggacacacacggacacacaaggacagccacagacgtcctgtgtgctgacggacacccacggacgtcctgtgtgtgctgacggacacccacggacgtcctgtgtgtgctgacggacacccacggacgtcctgtgtgtgctgacggacacccacggacgtcctgtgtgtactgaacatgttgtagtacccacgactgaggttcccatcatccgcaaaggtcctaccacaaggtccggctcaagggttataaggGCTGggtttgccaaagctgtccaggagttgcttgcacaggaacaaaccggattcaagcaactattgatccaggagttggccgacttaaagcttgaagacaccagcgagtcattagaggttccagactTCTTCAATTCAAGCCAATTCTCctccatcgaccagaatggagccggcctgatcatttccaccttcatcctcaattCATCCAAcccacttgcttccggttcagagatgtagccgtccatcagaaggagtagtatgtgttgtactctttttccttatcgggttttgtcccactgggtttttccgaaaggttttaatgaggcaacatgcaagcatactatgagttctgatccggacatctcaagccgcgaccggtctattgcttttctttaatttattttcggttaagactatggccatttgtctaggcctttttatcttttagagtccattaaggaacagctatttaaactcttgtagtagccaaattttcggccaagtcttttatgaaatcgatttgctttagcaaagaaaaccctaagtctttcagttgtgtgaaacattgagagcagccgtgtgacatatcaaagagccgaatccattgttctttgtggcgtccttcgatccattccattccttgtccgaatcttgagagagacatacgtccagcaagagccggatccatacctATCTTCCTGTCCGACCTAGGCATCtagctgagagagacatacgtccagcagctgatcccatccgccaatctactcctttctttatcttttgttttagatttcattcaaccaattccataaaaaaaaccaaaagaatcatatcttgttccTGTTCTTGTTCCTGTTAAAAACTCATTAAGGTTCCTATCTGTTTCAGGTTCGATCGCAAGCAAGAGACGAACCGGCCAGTACCATCTGTCCGAGGcaagctgaaccgcggaacggccatccgtccgtgcgtccgtccgtccgttcgaccctccgacccgtgcctacaacattttggtatcagagctgaagtttcctgcgaaactcagttctttctgaaaccctagccgtcaccattcaaaaaaaaaaaaatatttactttcctttttttttaaaaaaatttcggattgttctccaagtttttccattttttttttttaaagaagttttactttctttccaagttttcgaaaatcaaaaaaaataaataaatattcatctttcctttttttttcaacttgatTCGATTTTTACCATAAATTCTTGCATTTACTCTTAGCCTTGGTCGATACTCCAAGTATCCGACCCAAGCAACTATTTAACACCCCCCTTTgccttttaatctttctttgaagtttctttgcagagaactatgggagatgtaggtcaagaccaagcggccataaacgctcagctcttagctgacaatgaagaactgagggcgagccttaggaCTATCACCGCCGATcttgctcagctacggcagggaggcaggcccaacggacctcgaccaccaggaaggcgtcagccggatccgcatgacactgactcggacgcggacagtaccgatgaCACGCACAGTCAGGACGAAGAGAGGCCGAACCGGGGAGGtaggaggaacgcgcgaggaccccgggcccaagtaggaggaggccgcgaccataggggaggtcgagaccgagaggaggaagagccctggttgggaggcaaggcgcttaagcttcatcccccaacgtttgctggcaaggttgatccggatgcctacatcgtgtgggagaagcgcatggagtacatcttcgactattaccaatatagtgaagccaagaaggttgccctagcagcagcccagctgacggacaatgctctttcgtggtgggatcgagacgttgccaagtccgggccagtgtggagagcgcgtaattggaccgagatgcggaccaagcttcgcgcgaggtatattccatcttactaccagcgtgatgtgctaaaacgttttcgtaagCTTAtgcagggaactaagactgtggaggagtactttgaggagttcgaggctc
It encodes the following:
- the LOC117129979 gene encoding uncharacterized protein LOC117129979, which produces MPYITNQEGLNHGDNFYGFYTQEGVQTNWNLPKIFREQEVMNFTIQRFLSPSICDYATLEEDSSPKKKRPEPKPIIGVKRSLLAFQKAQDLEKWSMKLEDMINFPKPAKPALHLPYLEDPGFTSNQPQEWQPGDLLSHSEELYNIIGSTMPHWIRRIPIKPKDQAGLHQLAKPTSFKESLQPIQLGSTQGYLWEPGDTLDHSEDIQDVLSWTSTQEIRRISLPINLPYLATSTLNALEKFLQIFAQDQRPYSLLLRPRSILGRLEDHGHVQKLSRYKSSQVSLLEGSKSSLTAIFHGVIKAFAPKTLSSSYFVSFYHFMTVRVCPCRAYKALVFASL